tgtgagttcgagccccgctttgtgctctgtgctgacagctcagagcttggagcctgcttcagattctgtgtctccctctctctctgcccctcccttgctcacgctctgtctctctctctctcaaaaataaataaacatgaaaaaaaatttttttaaaaaatcacgaGGACAAAGGCTAACATCACGCTTTCTGTATGTCTTAAGAATTTTACGGGTAATTCTTCAGTCAATCCTCAGGACAACCTGACGAGTTAGATACTATCATTGgtctcatcttacagatgagcaaactgagacttggaaaggaaaagtCACTTGCCTAGAGCTGCTCGGCTAGCAGAATCCTTATCCTGCTTTCATGTTCCTCCCTCCGTGTATAACGAGcttctgtctggttttggcatcacCTGGTCAGGAGTCACTGCGTTCTTCTCCGGCATGGGAAAGGGAAGGGTGACGAAGAATGTGTGCTAAACAGTTAGACTCAGAGGTTCTTTTGTAGGGGCAGGCAGCCTGGGTGAGTCTGCTGCAGGCTTTGAGAATATTCTGCAGGGACACACGGACTAACAGGCTAGGGTAAGGCGTAGTGGAGGGGATGGAGGTATCgtttgctggggtgggggcttgGGAGGGAGCCGTGAATTCCTGTTCACTGCTCTGCCCGTGTTCATCCTCTCCATTGTAATCGATAGCCAATGTGACAAAACCTATTCCTAGTGCCACCCAACACTGCTTTCAAAACTGTTTGGACTTGGATACGTTGTTAATTTTTCCCAAAAGGCTTTCTTTCCAAATCCGATGGTCTTGGCTCCAAAGACGGTAGCTACAGCAGAGCCAATCCCAAGTGTACAAGCCGAGAAAGAACCGCAATGCCCTTAGAGGAGCCCCTGGTCAGGGCAGATGGTTGGGCAGGGAGGTGAAAGACAAGAGAGTGGGCCCCCCCCCTTGGGGGTGGGAGTTCTCACAGGGATGTGACATGGAGAAGGAATCTGTGAGGCTTTAAGGGTTCCTGGGGTGAATGGGATGGGACAGGAGGCAGGAGGAAACGATCTCTGTCGTCTTCATGAGTCACTCTCCTTTGAGATGTGAAAGAGGTTCATGAGCCGGGAGCTGCCCAAGGCAGCTGGAGTGCGGAGAGAGTCAGACAAGGCAGCTGAAAGAACCAGGGGCTGCTGAGACCAGGGCAAAGGTGAGATAAACCCATGCTGTCCTGGGCAAACCGCTGCCTTTGTGTGGGCCTCAAttgcctcatctgtgaaatggaaaagaTTGTCTAGAAAATACCATATGTCCCTTACCAATATGGAACTCTACCGGTCCAGAAAATTACTTGTGATCCAAGAGCTGACCTGGGAATTAATTATTCAAGTTATCAAAAGTATCCAGCACCCTGAGGACTCCACCCTAGAATTGAGCAATCTAAATCCTCCGCTCACTTCCTCCACTGTGTTCTCACCACAGCCGCCCTGTCAGTCAGGCACATCTGCCCTCCTGGACGCATCGCACTGTACAGGTGAAAGTCCCAGACTCCTGGTAAGTCTTGGAACACCTACCCTCTCACCTTCCAGAATGTTTCTGTTCTCTATTCTTCTTAACACCCAGCCTCTGTTTATCCCAGACACCTGTCCCCACCCTGGGTGGACTTTATCCATTTTtaggcctccctgcccccaaaggGAGAGCTTCTGCCCTTCATCCCTACACCTCTCTCTAACAACCACTTAGGGCAACTCTCTTcacacccccttcccttcctaaCTCAGTGAGCTCTCCTGCTTTGGCTAGGATTGGGTCTGAGGAAGGGACAGACATTGCTGagttccaccccccaccccgtccactatattaaatgcaaatatgTGTGGATTAtatttatagagagaaaaaaatgctaaaattgtATTGAGATGATTGAATTTTCCATTGCTGTTGAAAAGATTGCCTTCAATGTTTGGGATCTTATAAATGACTCCGTTTTAtagcattttcataaaataaattggactCATCCCATCTGTGGAGTTTCTGAATGGCCATGAGTCATCAAGGGTATGGCCATCTCACTCAATGAGGGAGTCTCCTGCTTGTTCACCGAGAACAGGACTGGGTGGTCAGTAGCAGCTAGCCAGTTCAAAGGCGTTTGGTTTATCATTCCTGCAAGGGCTGTAGATTTCATTCTGGGTCTACAGAGTAGCTAAGAAAGCACTGCACAAAACAGCAAATGATGGGAGTCAACCGTATACAGTCTGACTTCATGAGATCTTGAGAACTTAGCTTagaagtatatttaatatatgaggtatgtttttttttcatgaagcagGTCTGTAGACTGTAAGTAGCATGTGGAGATGTCCACACCTACTTGGAATCCTGGCTGCAGCACTTGTaggctctgtgaccctgggctgGTTTTtgtgcctctctgggcctctcttctcatctgtaaacagggGCTAATCATATCTATTTGTAACCATCAAGGGAGATCACGTACCTATGAGGCATAAAGCAGATCTCAGATATGTTAACTCCCTTCCCTTAGTTTTTCCCTTTAACTGTCAAAACATCCTCCCTAGAGATTGGTAAATTGAAAACCCAACAGGCAACAACAAACCTCGTCCCCCCCATCTCCCAGTGGCTGGGGGTCATTGCCCTGGCCTGGTTCTCTTTCCCGAGTCCTCTACCTTCTATCCTGATTTGCGGGGTCTCCCTCTGGACCCTCCAACTGACACTTTGTGGAAGTACAGCTGAGCACTGGATTATCCAGAATGAGGGCATATCTGTGAAATATACTTGACTGCTGCCTGTCCTGTCCTGATAGGGAAGTTTCTGTGGCCACCGTAGCCCTGTCTTCTCACAGCCAATGCTCATaactggggggaggaaggggtctCCTCTGTGGGCACAAGTTCTGCATCCACTTTCAAAGATGGGCCTTCTCTTAGGTCACTTGTTTCCCTTGAGAGCACCTTTGATCATCAGTTCCCAGAGGCGACCTACCCTTGACCTTGTGACTTCCTTGGATGTGACCCTGGGATAAACATGCTCTTGACTATGGGACTGCGGAGCCAATGACTTGCAGGTCTTGCCAACAACCATGGCTGAGCCAGCTGTACCATCTGCCTATCCCACAACCACCTTCTCCTCCTGGCCAGACAGGgcaccaccaccagcacagaCTGATCGAATCTGCTCTGTGCGTGGTCTCCATGGGCTAAGAGGCTAACTTAACTGACCTCCATCATCTAGGCAAAAAAGTAATAACCTCTCAGGAAAGTGAAGGCTAAGAATTCTGTCCCTCTAGGGGAAAGGGCATTACCTTTCTGGTGTCTCTTATCCCTACCCAGCTTTCTTCTTTACTATGTGTGATTGACAATAACAGACTTTCTTCTGTTAAAGAGAAAAGCTCCCTGGGAGTTTCGTTGTTGATGCTATTGTTTTActatttgtatttgcttttcaaTGTATTTGccctttggttattttttttctggttgagatataattcacacactgTCAAAGTCACCCACTTCCAATGTACAACCCGTGGTTCTTAATATATGCACAAAGTTATACAATCATCACCACTGTCTGATTCCTGAACACTTTTATCACCTTGAAAAGAGAGCCCGTACTCATTAAtattcccctccctccagcccctggcaaccacagatctgctttctgtctttactGATTTGTCTATTCCTTCATACATGGACTCATCCAGTATGAagccttttatgtctggcttttttcacttggaataatgttttcaagattcactCACGTTGTAGTATagatcagtacttcatttctttttgtggttgaataatattgcCTTGTTTGTATagaccacaatttgtttatcctttaattggatgatggacatttggattgtttccactttttggctattatgctgctatgaacatctgtgtacaactttttgtgtggacatatgttttcaattccctTGGGTACATGTCtagaagtaaaattgctgggtcattggtaactgtgtttaactttttgaacaactgccagactgttttccaaggtAGCTGCACCATGTTACATTCCCACTTACAATGTATAAGgggtccaatttctccacatccttgtcaacatcgtTGCTGTCCATCTTGTTTTATTACGGTGATCCTAGTTAGTATTGAAGTAATTCCAGAACcatttactttatgttttttctctttgacaCTGGTTCCATTTTGAGGTGGGTCACAGACTTGCATACAGTCACAGGATGGTCATACCTCGGTATAAAGAAATGGCACAATGGTCACATATTTTGTGGTTCAAAAGCAACTAATTTGGTAGCTagtctattttcatttacttcctgTTTGAAAACTGGGTTCATATTTCAGAGTGACTGCAGCTTCCTCCAGAGGCAGGCTTTGGGCTATCCCCGTAACAAGGGCAGAGCCAAGAGAAGTGGGTTTACCTGGGGAGAgtctgggggtgctggggagtCAATGATGGATGAAGGCACTCCCTAGCAGGACAGAGAGTATCCCCACCAGAACTGGAAAGCCACCAAAACAAGGATAGTGTGTCTCCACCTGtcttctctgcttcctgctgCCTCTGCTCCTCATGCTGGGAGCATGCTGGCTTTCTCTGCTCACCTCTGCATGACACAATATGGCTCCTTAGAGCTCCCAAGACACTCTGTTTCATTGCCACCCACTTGGAGAATCAATCAGccgcctgcttaggatttttaatatatttttttccaaactacACAAATACTCCCACTGCAGGTCTCCTGCATTCTGAAAGGAAAATACTGGGCTGTATCGAGTAATACTTCTAGCTCAAGTATCTTGCAACTGTATGCTGTTACCGCTAAATCTGTTTCCCCGCACACttcttttaaataactttcaaaaagtTGGACAAAGGGCTTCCTCCCTCAGCTTTATAGTCAAACCTTGATCTTTTTCTAGTGGTCAAACCCAACTGGATTGCCTGCTTCATCCCCCAGATCAAGAACTAAATGGTACCTCATGTTTCTGACATTAAATTCAGCCTCAACAGCCAGACATGCTCACCACTGAAGAATCCAAGACATGCTCTATAGGGATTATTTGAAGGGAAGTTTCAACAATGTTTTGGGTGATGGTGGTGTCGTGGAAAGTGCTCAGAACCTCTCTGGCTTTGAAAGGAACTATACTCTTCATGCAGTGTACCACTTATCATTAAGTAAATGAGTCTCAAAACCCTAGAGCCACTATTTCCTAACATGAAACTTGCTTGCATGTAATATACAAGCCAAAGCGAAGAGTCAGAGGTTTATGGGCAAACAGGCTAGAGTCTGGGGAGATGTTCCTGTGCAGTAACTCTCACCTCTCTTCTCTAGGCCAGGATTTAAGTTTGCCTCAAATATGGAAGTAGACTGGGATAATTACAGCTTGGAAGATCTCTTCGACATGGAAAATTATAGTTACAACACTGACCTGCCCACTATTCTGTCAGACTCTGCCCCATGCAGGCCAGAATCTCTGGAAATCAATCAGTATGCCATGGTGGTCATCTATGCCCTGGTCTTCGTGCTCAGCCTGCTGGGAAACTCCTTAGTGATACTGGTTGTCTTATATAGTCGGGTGAGTCGTTCTGTCACTGATGTCTACCTGCTGAATCTGGCCATAGCCGACTTGCTCTTTGCCCTGACCTTACCTATCTGGGCTGCCTCCAAGGCAAAGGGCTGGATCTTTGGCACAGCCCTTTGCAAGGTGGTCTCACTCCTGAAAGAAATCAACTTCTACAGCAGCATCCTGCTGCTGGCCTGCATCAGCGTGGACCGCTACTTGGCCATTGTCCATGCCACACGCACACTGACTCAGAAGCGGCACTGGGTCAAGTTCATATGCTTAGGCATCTGGGCCCTGTCCCTGATCCTGTCCCTGCCCATCTTCATCTTCCGCAGGGCCATCTATCCCCCCTATTCCAGCCCAGTCTGCTATGAGGACATGGGTGCCAATACTACAAAATGGCGGATGGTGATGCGGGTCCTGCCCCAGACCTTTGGCTTCCTCCTGCCTTTGATGGTCATGCTATTTTGCTATGGACTCACCCTGCGCACGCTGTTTGAGGCCCACATGGGGCAGAAACACCGGGCCATGAGGGTCATCTTTGCTGTCGTGCTCATCTTCCTGCTCTGCTGGCTGCCCTACAACCTGGTCCTGATCGCAGACACCCTCATGAGGCTCCGGGCGATCAAAGAGACCTGTGAGCGCCGCAATGACATTGGCCGGGCCCTGGATGCCACCGAGATTCTGGGCTTCTTCCACAGCTGCCTCAATCCCATCATCTACGCCTTCATTGGCCAGAAGTTTCGCCATGGACTCATCAAGATCATGGCCATCCATGGCCTCATCAGCAAGGAGCACTTGTCCAAGGACAGCAGGCCTTCCTTTGTTGGCTCTTCTTCAGGGAACACTTCTACTACCTTCTAGGCCCCTGCCCCTGTTGCAGCCCCTCGGGGCTCCTCCCTTGCCATCAGCACCCCATTCTAAGCCTCACGCCCACTGGCTGTCCACAGTCTCTATGTCAAGGCAGCCCCCGTTGTGGTTACAGGAAGTTACTGGGGTCACATCCTTATCAGGCCCTCCTTGTGTGGTTGAGAAAGcctgccctgctgcccctccccttacTGTAGTTGCTATGTCAGCTGCTAGAGCTCAGTCCATCCTACCACTGAGCCCATAGCACCCTGTCCCCTGAGACACTTAAAGACATTTAACAGACATTCTTTTAAGTGACTACAGAAAGTTCCCACCATTGGGAGCCATTAGTGGCAAACAGCACTGGTTGCTGCCCCAACTCTCTCTTTCTTGCCTGTCAGCAAAGTCCAGTTCCCTTGAGAGAGGCCAAAAAGGACAGGTACTCCTTTCTAAGACTCCTTTTTGCTAGGAGTGGCCTTATCATTCACTTCTGACTAATAAGATTTAAGTGTGTGCTGGTCAACCACtgtcctggggaaaaaaaaagtcctgatttgtagcatttgccaagtTGCCTGGTGTAAATGCTCCACCGTGGCGATGTCAGGGGTGGTGGTGTTTAGCAACCAGCTCACAAAAATCTAGGAAATGTAATGATCTGCTTTCACAAGCAGGTACAAACTGGCTTCAGTGCACCATTGCTTAAGAGGAAGTCTGCTGGGACCGGAGGACTCCTGGGAAGTACTcctgattaaacacacacacacacacacacacacacacccttggtTCTTGCCTTTAAATATGGTTGTAGGATATAATGTGACAAAGTGGCAAAAACTAAGTATGCCCAACATACTTAGGCAGACGGAGTCAAAGTATAAAAAGGACCCGAGAAtgaagagcccagaaagaaacctaAGCATAAATGGTCAAATTGTTTTCAACAAGGGCATCAAGACtcttcagtggggaaaggatagtctttcaacaaatggtgctgggaaaactattCACGTGCACAAGAATGAACTTGGTCTCTTCTCTTACACTATACCCAAAGTTGactgaaaatggatcaaagacctcaaCATGAGAGTTTCAATGATAAAACTCTTAGtagaaacatagaagaaaaattttataacattGGATTCGACAATGATtccttggatatgacaccaaaagcacaggcaacaaaagaataaata
This Lynx canadensis isolate LIC74 chromosome C1, mLynCan4.pri.v2, whole genome shotgun sequence DNA region includes the following protein-coding sequences:
- the LOC115522056 gene encoding C-X-C chemokine receptor type 2; its protein translation is MGANTTKWRMVMRVLPQTFGFLLPLMVMLFCYGLTLRTLFEAHMGQKHRAMRVIFAVVLIFLLCWLPYNLVLIADTLMRLRAIKETCERRNDIGRALDATEILGFFHSCLNPIIYAFIGQKFRHGLIKIMAIHGLISKEHLSKDSRPSFVGSSSGNTSTTF